A region of Frederiksenia canicola DNA encodes the following proteins:
- a CDS encoding YtjB family periplasmic protein codes for MQKISGKMWKIGVLAGVMLLCVVIVSMIVTGINQFKIGSQLAGINQVSNLSHLLVRQQAKLFSLMLVRNVKNEELIEALDTFSEEEFVIDANLYSPTGVLIAQSRNAQTFKPLAQSNELPSTTQQIVEPIFAQQDLVGFLRVTFDSQYGQTTQSKVNELFHLLYGELIILFLAGGLFVSCFYYFNRRRIHIIHSQPKLLPAENKSQAQRFHSRRRAFGRK; via the coding sequence ATGCAAAAAATCAGCGGAAAAATGTGGAAAATCGGCGTACTCGCAGGAGTGATGTTGCTCTGTGTAGTGATTGTGTCGATGATTGTGACTGGTATCAATCAATTCAAAATCGGCTCACAGTTAGCAGGGATTAACCAAGTATCGAACTTGTCACATCTGCTTGTTCGCCAACAAGCGAAGCTATTTTCATTGATGTTGGTTCGTAATGTGAAAAATGAGGAGTTGATTGAAGCGTTGGACACGTTTTCCGAAGAGGAATTTGTGATCGATGCAAATCTCTACTCACCAACGGGCGTGCTGATTGCTCAAAGTCGCAATGCACAAACCTTCAAGCCACTTGCTCAATCAAACGAGTTGCCCTCGACGACGCAACAAATTGTTGAACCCATTTTTGCTCAACAGGATTTAGTCGGTTTTTTACGAGTTACTTTCGATTCACAATACGGGCAAACCACTCAAAGCAAAGTGAACGAGCTGTTCCACCTTTTGTATGGTGAGCTGATTATTCTATTTTTGGCGGGCGGGCTGTTTGTTAGCTGTTTTTACTATTTCAACCGCCGCCGTATACATATTATCCATAGCCAACCGAAATTATTGCCAGCGGAGAACAAAAGCCAAGCCCAACGTTTTCACTCTCGCCGCCGAGCTTTTGGGCGTAAATGA